One Candidatus Delongbacteria bacterium DNA segment encodes these proteins:
- a CDS encoding OmpA family protein, with product MKLLRVLKICFLLHLTFLSESLNTFQITDIEIQLKLDDSQKTLKTYVINASDESKLVKNGSNFAIIKEKEDGNSVAGMLEAYAVGKRSTYAKLKQISGDIDENDINLGDLVFPVISVNQNELFSDKNSKSITDDGKKLLQELMGSLLEEEKLKLLQIFLNTDESNPNSGVQLKEIQNYLASINPSMEKKIEVLENVNLENLDNSNIKNRFDFIYISDDNDNRIEGLKETKKVTPRKVVKEKKDYSGIRNNTKLDDIRKKYRSKNYENKRLLTNLKEFRREKKVYKKGAQIVLPVINFDTGKWTIPENDYEKLDTLRYIFLDNPGIELEIRGFADPRGEKDYNQYLSEMRAKSVCNYILTNFEGTDSTKLKPIGMGETIIIEPEEVNNDSLLRKYRRIEFKVVKESRE from the coding sequence ATGAAACTATTAAGAGTACTAAAAATATGTTTTCTTTTGCATCTTACTTTCTTATCTGAAAGTCTAAACACATTTCAAATCACTGATATTGAAATTCAACTAAAACTGGATGATTCTCAAAAGACATTAAAAACTTATGTAATTAATGCATCTGACGAATCTAAACTCGTTAAAAATGGATCAAACTTTGCCATCATAAAAGAAAAAGAGGATGGTAATTCTGTAGCTGGTATGTTGGAAGCTTATGCGGTGGGGAAGAGGTCAACGTATGCAAAATTGAAACAAATTTCAGGAGATATAGATGAGAATGATATCAATCTGGGTGATCTGGTTTTTCCCGTAATTTCAGTAAATCAAAACGAACTTTTTAGTGACAAAAATTCAAAAAGTATTACTGATGATGGAAAAAAACTATTACAAGAATTAATGGGAAGTTTGTTAGAAGAGGAAAAATTAAAGCTTTTACAAATTTTTCTAAATACTGATGAATCTAATCCTAATAGTGGGGTTCAACTTAAAGAGATACAGAATTATCTGGCATCTATTAATCCATCTATGGAAAAAAAGATCGAAGTCCTTGAAAATGTAAATCTGGAAAACCTTGACAATTCAAATATAAAAAACAGATTTGATTTTATCTATATTTCAGATGATAATGACAATAGAATTGAAGGTTTGAAAGAAACAAAAAAAGTCACACCTAGAAAAGTAGTAAAGGAAAAAAAAGATTATTCTGGTATTAGAAATAATACAAAGCTAGATGATATTCGTAAAAAATATAGATCAAAAAATTACGAGAACAAGAGACTTTTAACAAATCTTAAAGAATTCAGAAGAGAAAAAAAAGTTTACAAGAAAGGTGCTCAAATTGTTCTTCCTGTAATCAATTTTGATACAGGAAAATGGACTATTCCTGAAAATGATTATGAGAAACTTGATACTTTGAGATATATCTTTCTGGACAACCCTGGAATAGAACTTGAGATTCGAGGTTTTGCTGATCCTCGTGGAGAAAAAGATTACAACCAATACTTGTCTGAAATGAGAGCAAAGTCTGTATGTAATTATATTTTAACGAACTTCGAAGGAACTGACAGTACGAAATTGAAACCAATTGGAATGGGTGAAACAATAATAATAGAACCTGAAGAAGTTAATAATGATTCATTATTGAGAAAATATAGAAGAATAGAGTTCAAAGTAGTAAAAGAATCAAGGGAATAG